A single window of Athene noctua chromosome 1, bAthNoc1.hap1.1, whole genome shotgun sequence DNA harbors:
- the SERTAD4 gene encoding SERTA domain-containing protein 4, translated as MTLVLPMQRLGRPIAAEGAADLAAYRALWQPPCCGRPGPAAPAPPPPAPPAPPAAGPPAAGSHYRGISNPVTTSKITYFKRKYVEEEDFHPPLSSCTHKTISVFEERAHILYMSLEKLKFIDDPEVYLRRSVLINNLMKRIHGEIIMQNNWCFSACSFSSTSPQEWFVPQDCPYRKRLRMAKEEYEKLHTCCFYQECGSHYLNLPYSVNASTENTSSSSSSSSSSSSSSPSISLPSCSQQVDYDIGSASSYRSDDQIPANEIFITNARSHTNQEKAKFNDEKGGNEPERESVVLNCEPVRGTHALECKGKFYDYFETGCNEKSSISESWKKSLRKKEPLPSNKMCCSKGSKI; from the exons atgaccctggtgctgcccatgCAGCGGCTGGGCCGCCCCATCGCCGCCGAGGGAGCCGCCGACCTCGCCGCCTACCGCGCCCTCTGGCAGCCGCCCTgctgcggccgccccggccccgccgccccggccccgccgcccccggcccccccggccccgccggccgccgggcCCCCCGCCGCAG GATCGCATTACAGGGGAATTTCAAATCCTGTAACAACATCCAAGATCACATACTTTAAAAGGAAATATGTGGAAGAAGAGGATTTTCATCCACCGCTCAGCAGCTGTACACATAAA ACAATCTCCGTGTTTGAGGAGCGGGCCCATATTCTTTACATGtctttggaaaagctgaaatTCATTGATGATCCTGAAGTCTACCTGCGGAGATCTGTCCTCATCAACAACCTAATGAAGAGAATCCACGGAGAAATCATCATGCAGAACAACTGGTGCTTCTCCGCctgctccttcagcagcacctCACCGCAAGAGTGGTTTGTGCCTCAGGACTGTCCATACAGAAAACGCCTTCGGATGGCAAAGGAGGAGTACGAGAAGCTCCACACGTGCTGCTTCTATCAAGAGTGCGGCAGTCACTATTTAAATCTACCCTACTCTGTTAATGCTAGTACAGAAAAtacttcctcttcttcctcctcctcttcctcctcctcctcctcttccccctccatTTCTTTGCCAAGCTGTTCCCAGCAGGTGGATTATGACATTGGCAGTGCCTCTTCTTACAGGAGTGATGACCAGATACCTGCTAATGAAATATTCATCACTAATGCCAGGTCTCACACTAATCAGGAAAAGGCAAAATTTAATGATGAGAAAGGAGGTAATGAACCTGAGCGAGAGAGCGTCGTCCTAAACTGTGAACCTGTAAGAGGCACCCATGCTCTCGAGTGTAAAGGCAAATTTTACGACTATTTTGAGACTGGATGTAATGAGAAGAGCAGCATAAGTGAATCTTGGAAAAAATCCTTAAGGAAAAAGGAACCTTTACCAAGTAATAAAATGTGCTGCAGCAAAGGAAGTAAAATATGA